One part of the Paenibacillus silvisoli genome encodes these proteins:
- a CDS encoding helix-turn-helix domain-containing protein, producing the protein MGRIKRKLIFTLYRKMLISYICLVTLSISLISITLFSLFSSSTAKEVNNIAESMLTQTSYSGNVIYDQILSIGNHLIHNPQVVSAMVGKEKDLVGDYLLVREFTSLQAVYPFINFISVYNGYLDTFINTKGLRADDDMRRLIVQKDDHLFFEYMPRSVKLPYSSHEERLISFLFSPDFSRKMPAKSAVIINMDEHYLNNMIKEMGSGTDAAVFVMNSQGTVLSHTSPVNFLDDISQEPYVRQILSSKLNKGYLSIEVNGHRQLITYVKSAKLDWVYVSMKPLSELLSNINSLKNITVSISFSLLIAGVLFSLLLTHNFYNPIKQLMKQIKSNFMKKPFEKQMNEFKFIEEALLSSYQESNMMRESITSSANIVKETYLSQLIKGNHQEAIAPFKGFNGKQSEFGPYFQVLICKIDGYHRLKNNSSINEQAIYRIAVMNIANEFMQGLCNSDVFEIDKNEFIIFNQLEQPDAPEQLMATITEIQHTIQKWFKITVSVGIGIIVHGKENIHQSYQIAKECVLYQLIAGYNSVVGPDQLRLHAPEPAKYPIDLEKTIIEAIQLNNHKQMDNEITAFIQYLKGLSYPYVVIFTQQLVGALSKHYVDMNEWMGKDRVNIEKILLNFPEIDSLEEIKDIIIQYASGLNALLTERRSNKNNDMIEEIQGYIAIHYGDANLSIEFLAHKYQLTPGYLGKLFKLSTNIQFTDYLNTIRLEKAKELLETTSEPVASICEQVGAYSTSYFYTLFKKKNGMSPSEYRRKLQINKFIEEV; encoded by the coding sequence TTGGGACGTATAAAAAGAAAATTAATCTTCACGTTGTACCGAAAGATGCTCATCTCGTATATATGTCTCGTGACCCTATCGATTTCATTGATCAGCATCACGCTCTTCTCCCTTTTCTCCAGCAGCACGGCTAAAGAAGTCAACAACATCGCCGAGTCCATGCTGACTCAAACCAGCTACTCCGGCAATGTCATCTATGATCAGATCTTATCGATCGGCAATCATCTCATCCATAATCCTCAAGTCGTATCCGCGATGGTCGGGAAAGAAAAGGATCTCGTCGGAGACTATTTACTGGTCAGAGAATTCACTTCGCTGCAAGCCGTCTATCCCTTTATTAATTTCATCAGCGTCTACAATGGCTATCTGGACACGTTTATCAATACCAAAGGCTTACGCGCCGACGACGATATGAGACGGCTAATCGTTCAAAAGGACGATCATTTATTTTTTGAATACATGCCAAGATCGGTAAAGCTACCATATAGCAGCCACGAGGAAAGGTTAATTTCCTTCCTCTTCTCTCCTGACTTTTCCCGAAAGATGCCAGCGAAAAGCGCGGTAATCATCAACATGGACGAACATTATTTGAACAATATGATCAAAGAAATGGGCAGCGGGACGGATGCTGCCGTGTTCGTCATGAACTCACAAGGTACAGTTCTGTCGCATACATCACCCGTTAACTTTCTGGACGATATTTCACAGGAACCGTACGTACGGCAAATCCTTTCATCCAAACTCAACAAGGGCTACTTAAGCATCGAGGTCAACGGCCACAGGCAGCTCATCACCTATGTAAAGTCCGCCAAACTCGATTGGGTTTACGTAAGTATGAAACCGCTTTCGGAGTTGCTTTCGAATATCAATTCCCTTAAAAATATAACCGTTTCCATCTCGTTCTCTTTGTTGATTGCGGGCGTGCTCTTCTCGCTGCTGTTGACCCATAATTTTTACAATCCGATCAAGCAGCTCATGAAACAAATCAAATCGAACTTTATGAAGAAGCCTTTTGAGAAGCAAATGAATGAATTTAAGTTTATTGAAGAAGCCCTTCTAAGCTCCTATCAGGAATCGAACATGATGAGAGAGTCCATTACGTCGTCAGCGAATATTGTCAAGGAAACGTATCTTTCGCAGTTGATTAAAGGAAATCATCAAGAAGCGATCGCACCTTTCAAGGGTTTTAATGGGAAGCAAAGCGAGTTCGGCCCTTATTTTCAAGTGCTTATTTGTAAAATTGACGGTTATCACCGATTGAAAAATAATAGTTCGATAAACGAGCAGGCGATTTACCGGATTGCCGTCATGAATATCGCAAATGAATTTATGCAAGGCCTATGCAATTCGGATGTGTTCGAAATCGATAAGAATGAGTTCATCATATTCAACCAATTGGAGCAGCCAGATGCCCCAGAGCAGCTCATGGCCACGATTACCGAGATTCAACATACGATTCAGAAATGGTTTAAAATTACGGTTTCGGTCGGCATCGGCATCATTGTACACGGCAAGGAAAACATTCATCAATCTTATCAAATCGCGAAAGAATGCGTGCTTTACCAATTGATTGCCGGATATAACAGCGTGGTCGGTCCTGATCAACTCAGACTTCATGCTCCCGAACCGGCTAAGTATCCGATTGATCTGGAAAAAACGATTATCGAAGCCATTCAGTTGAACAATCATAAACAGATGGATAATGAAATTACCGCATTTATACAATATTTGAAAGGCTTGTCATACCCGTATGTAGTGATCTTTACCCAACAATTAGTTGGCGCATTGTCCAAGCATTACGTGGACATGAACGAATGGATGGGCAAAGACCGAGTGAACATCGAGAAAATATTATTGAACTTTCCGGAAATTGACTCGCTGGAAGAGATTAAGGATATTATCATTCAATACGCCTCCGGCCTTAACGCCCTCTTGACTGAACGGAGAAGCAATAAGAATAACGATATGATTGAGGAAATACAGGGATATATTGCGATCCACTACGGTGATGCGAATTTGTCCATTGAATTTCTGGCCCATAAGTATCAATTGACCCCTGGCTATTTAGGCAAGCTGTTCAAATTAAGCACCAACATCCAGTTCACGGACTACTTGAATACGATTCGTCTGGAAAAAGCGAAAGAGCTACTAGAAACCACCTCGGAGCCTGTCGCTTCCATTTGCGAACAGGTTGGCGCTTACAGCACCTCTTACTTTTACACCCTCTTCAAAAAGAAGAACGGGATGAGTCCTAGCGAATACAGGCGGAAATTGCAAATCAATAAATTCATTGAGGAGGTTTGA
- a CDS encoding ABC transporter permease, whose protein sequence is MRSEASTTSVQPRPETRNKFILRVSLFKDMIRNPACYLLVLPAAIYTFLFGYMTLPYMIIAFQRFNYKSGIFNSDWVGLKNFEFFFGSSRAMEVTINTLRLNVLFIVAGVAVSVFLALLLNELRTKWFLKTAQTTMLFPHFLSWIIVSYIIYGLFASQFGFVNQVLEWLHLPTVNWYATAEPWTTILVGMRIWKDTGMQVVIYLAAIAGIDHQLYEAATIDGANRFQQMKSITIPLLMPTVFILALISIGRIFYGDFGMIYSIVKDNGMLYSTTDIIDTYVFRALRKTGDPSQAMAVGLYQAFMGFVFVYGSNWLTRRYFKDGALF, encoded by the coding sequence ATGCGGTCCGAAGCATCGACGACATCCGTCCAACCAAGACCTGAGACGCGTAACAAATTCATTTTGCGCGTTAGCCTGTTTAAGGACATGATTAGAAATCCAGCGTGCTACCTGCTTGTCCTCCCTGCGGCGATTTATACCTTTTTGTTTGGGTACATGACGCTGCCGTACATGATCATTGCCTTTCAACGCTTCAATTACAAATCCGGGATTTTTAATTCGGACTGGGTCGGCTTGAAAAATTTTGAATTTTTCTTCGGGTCTTCCCGTGCGATGGAGGTTACCATTAATACCTTGCGGCTGAACGTTCTTTTTATTGTGGCAGGGGTAGCGGTTTCCGTCTTTCTTGCATTGCTGTTGAATGAATTGCGGACCAAATGGTTCCTGAAAACGGCGCAGACGACCATGTTGTTTCCGCATTTCCTTTCCTGGATTATTGTAAGCTACATCATTTACGGACTGTTTGCCTCTCAGTTCGGTTTCGTTAATCAAGTGCTGGAATGGTTACATCTCCCGACTGTAAACTGGTACGCTACCGCTGAGCCTTGGACAACCATTTTAGTAGGAATGCGCATATGGAAAGATACCGGGATGCAAGTGGTGATCTATTTGGCTGCCATTGCCGGGATCGATCATCAGCTGTACGAGGCGGCAACCATTGACGGAGCCAACCGTTTCCAGCAGATGAAGTCCATCACGATTCCGCTTTTGATGCCGACGGTGTTTATTCTGGCATTGATTTCCATAGGGCGTATTTTCTACGGTGATTTCGGCATGATCTACTCGATTGTCAAAGATAACGGGATGCTGTATTCCACTACGGATATCATAGATACCTATGTGTTTCGAGCGTTAAGGAAAACGGGCGATCCTTCCCAAGCAATGGCTGTCGGGTTATATCAGGCGTTCATGGGCTTTGTATTCGTGTATGGAAGCAACTGGCTGACCCGCAGGTATTTCAAAGACGGTGCGCTCTTTTGA
- a CDS encoding carbohydrate ABC transporter permease, with translation MKRVSGFSVLSYTVISLFSLACVLPLLLVLMVSISDESSIMKNGYQFIPEQFSFVAYSMLFHDGSAIFRSYGISIFITVVGSIAALVITAMAAYTLANEQVKFRNGMALYFFITMVIGAGIVPWYIVCTRLGLSNNLLALIIPNLIFNPFNMFLVRNFMKGIPVSLKESAKIDGAGDIYILFRIYFPLCIPVLAAVSLFYALGYWNDWWNAIMLVENKSLYPLQYLLFRLQSELQMLSNLQVFSANQSLTPPTESLKMATAITTIGPIVLLYPFLQRYFVKGLIIGSVKE, from the coding sequence ATGAAGAGGGTTTCAGGCTTTTCCGTTTTATCTTACACCGTCATTTCGTTGTTTTCCTTGGCTTGCGTGCTGCCACTGCTGCTTGTTCTGATGGTTTCCATCTCCGATGAAAGCAGCATTATGAAGAATGGCTACCAATTTATACCTGAACAATTTTCTTTCGTGGCGTACAGCATGCTCTTCCACGATGGATCCGCCATCTTCAGAAGCTATGGCATTTCCATTTTCATTACGGTCGTAGGCTCAATCGCCGCGCTAGTGATCACGGCAATGGCTGCATACACGCTTGCGAATGAACAGGTTAAATTCCGTAATGGCATGGCGCTCTACTTTTTTATTACTATGGTTATCGGGGCGGGAATTGTGCCTTGGTACATCGTTTGCACGCGCCTTGGATTGAGTAATAACCTTCTCGCGCTCATCATACCGAATCTCATCTTCAATCCTTTCAATATGTTTTTGGTTCGGAACTTTATGAAAGGGATTCCCGTTTCGCTTAAGGAATCCGCAAAAATCGATGGAGCTGGGGACATTTACATTTTGTTTCGGATTTATTTCCCTCTCTGTATTCCGGTATTGGCGGCCGTTTCGCTGTTCTATGCGCTGGGCTATTGGAACGACTGGTGGAATGCGATCATGCTGGTGGAGAACAAGTCGCTGTATCCGCTTCAATATTTATTGTTCAGACTGCAATCCGAGCTGCAAATGTTGAGCAACTTACAGGTGTTTAGCGCTAACCAAAGTCTGACTCCGCCGACGGAATCTTTGAAAATGGCGACTGCGATTACCACCATTGGACCAATCGTGCTGTTGTACCCGTTTTTGCAAAGGTATTTCGTTAAAGGCCTGATCATCGGTTCGGTCAAAGAGTAG
- a CDS encoding ABC transporter substrate-binding protein — MKRRKTLLASLAVVLASFMFAGCSSGGGNSNEGTSSTETTETKSGDNSSTSGKPLLVRYVVPGTEPKDSPEVDKLITEKMQKDGLNLEFHRIYIPWDVWQQKTNIMMSTGEEFELIHIMKDVYPTANYVSKSALVPLNDLLDKYGETLKSIITPEIWDIASVNGQIFEIPVMFRDFAQWNNAITIQKQLLDKYNLPVPSTKDDLLNSISTVVKNEKDPDLHVYFKTNLTTPDSIHRDYESFPFIVRDNLFFIDNEGQVKPWLKSDEFKNDSAFYRKLYTSGITHPDALTLPHEISSKMSEGKSPMDLFSNLFERDALKKKFPQIEYQDVIFNPEKPSWRGEWAVMNSNGISSTSPHPEAGVMFFNWLYSNQENYDLLNYGIKGKHWNPVGDRELEWIESADPSNPDYSFGDWEIGHHSLVRVIAGASDELKQAMFDFDPKAINSIATGFTFDSSKVTAEYTNVLAEVERSVFPIKYGIVDYETGYPGMIKAMESAGYDKVVEEYKQQFDAWLKQKKE; from the coding sequence ATGAAACGGAGAAAAACATTGCTTGCATCGTTGGCGGTTGTGTTGGCAAGTTTTATGTTTGCTGGATGCTCTAGCGGAGGCGGAAATTCCAATGAGGGTACCTCTTCTACAGAAACGACGGAGACAAAGAGCGGGGATAATTCCAGTACGAGTGGAAAGCCGCTCTTGGTACGCTATGTCGTTCCGGGAACGGAACCGAAGGACTCGCCCGAGGTTGACAAGCTGATTACGGAGAAGATGCAGAAAGACGGTTTGAACCTTGAATTTCACCGTATTTATATTCCGTGGGACGTCTGGCAGCAAAAGACGAATATTATGATGTCGACGGGTGAAGAATTCGAGCTAATCCATATCATGAAAGATGTTTATCCAACGGCAAACTATGTAAGCAAGAGCGCTTTAGTGCCTCTCAATGATTTGTTGGACAAGTATGGAGAGACATTGAAATCGATCATTACGCCAGAGATCTGGGATATTGCGTCGGTCAATGGCCAGATCTTCGAAATACCGGTCATGTTTCGTGATTTTGCGCAATGGAACAATGCGATTACGATCCAAAAGCAGCTGTTGGATAAATACAACCTGCCGGTGCCGAGCACGAAGGATGATTTACTGAATTCCATAAGCACCGTAGTCAAAAACGAGAAAGACCCTGATTTGCACGTTTACTTCAAGACGAATCTTACGACTCCGGACAGCATTCATAGAGACTATGAATCATTTCCTTTCATCGTTCGTGATAACTTGTTCTTTATCGATAATGAAGGACAGGTAAAGCCGTGGTTAAAATCCGATGAGTTCAAAAATGACAGCGCGTTTTATCGGAAGCTGTATACCTCTGGCATCACTCATCCTGACGCGCTTACGCTTCCGCATGAAATATCGTCGAAGATGTCGGAAGGAAAGTCGCCTATGGATTTATTTTCCAATCTGTTTGAGCGTGACGCGTTGAAAAAGAAATTCCCGCAAATCGAATATCAAGATGTTATCTTCAATCCTGAAAAGCCTAGCTGGAGAGGCGAATGGGCTGTCATGAATTCCAATGGTATTTCTTCGACGTCCCCTCATCCCGAAGCCGGCGTGATGTTCTTTAACTGGCTGTACTCGAATCAAGAAAACTATGATTTATTAAACTACGGAATCAAAGGCAAGCACTGGAACCCTGTTGGCGATCGTGAGCTGGAATGGATTGAGAGCGCTGATCCTTCCAATCCGGATTACAGCTTCGGCGATTGGGAGATCGGCCACCATTCATTAGTTAGAGTTATAGCAGGCGCATCGGATGAATTGAAGCAGGCGATGTTCGATTTTGACCCTAAAGCGATCAACTCCATCGCCACAGGTTTCACATTCGACTCCTCCAAAGTGACAGCGGAATATACGAACGTCCTGGCCGAAGTGGAACGCTCGGTATTCCCGATTAAATACGGTATTGTCGATTATGAGACGGGCTATCCAGGCATGATTAAAGCAATGGAAAGCGCAGGCTATGACAAAGTCGTGGAAGAGTATAAACAGCAATTCGATGCATGGCTGAAACAAAAGAAGGAGTAG
- a CDS encoding glycoside hydrolase family 28 protein has protein sequence MGYYFVREYGAAGDGKTNDTAAIQQAIDECHREGGGRVVLSSGTYVTANIEIKSNVELHLEHGATIVASPNPDDYDCTVWGGGRHYLIFSKQAENIAITGSGTIDGNGKSYIETDRGHIYKMKRKRPFTVLLVGSKTITIENIRIVDGAVWTLTLSGCSDVLIRGIRILNDLKVPNSDGIDIDRCQNVRISDCHLECGDDCIVFKATDFLWGKGPCENVTVTGCTMVSNSFAINIGCEVEEPIRNITVNSCVIRDSHRGIGVHLSNHNNVENIMFSNMIIETRYRNPDWWGAAEPIYVVSIPWTDKDKLGHVKHIRFSNILCKSENGIFIQGWEDYTVDDILLDNVRIELDKWTDEAGGRHDIRPCHGGDLDGRSAGVYDYPTNGFFLKDINGTVTLRNCEVVWGEHIPDYYKHALEAHRVQGLDLQNFKGTAAFPARDEAIVRTV, from the coding sequence ATGGGCTATTACTTCGTTCGTGAATATGGAGCGGCTGGCGACGGCAAAACCAACGATACCGCAGCGATCCAACAGGCTATCGATGAATGCCATAGAGAAGGCGGAGGACGGGTGGTCCTGTCATCAGGAACCTATGTAACCGCCAACATTGAAATCAAGTCGAACGTTGAATTGCATCTGGAGCATGGGGCGACGATTGTGGCAAGTCCTAATCCGGATGACTATGATTGCACGGTCTGGGGCGGCGGGCGGCACTACTTAATCTTCTCCAAACAAGCGGAGAACATTGCAATCACCGGAAGCGGTACGATTGACGGGAACGGCAAAAGCTATATTGAAACCGACCGGGGCCACATCTATAAGATGAAAAGGAAACGGCCTTTTACGGTGTTACTTGTGGGCAGCAAAACCATTACCATTGAAAATATCCGTATCGTAGACGGGGCTGTGTGGACGTTAACCCTGTCTGGATGCAGCGACGTTCTAATTCGCGGTATTCGGATTCTCAATGACCTGAAGGTTCCCAACAGCGATGGAATCGATATCGATCGCTGCCAAAATGTGCGCATCAGCGATTGTCATCTGGAATGTGGCGACGATTGCATTGTGTTTAAGGCAACCGACTTCCTGTGGGGGAAGGGGCCATGCGAGAACGTAACGGTTACCGGGTGTACGATGGTGTCCAATTCTTTCGCGATCAATATTGGCTGCGAAGTTGAAGAGCCGATACGCAATATTACGGTCAATTCCTGTGTGATCCGCGACAGCCACAGGGGAATCGGAGTCCATTTGAGCAACCACAACAATGTGGAGAATATTATGTTTTCCAACATGATCATTGAAACCAGGTATCGGAACCCAGACTGGTGGGGAGCCGCGGAGCCGATTTATGTCGTGTCGATTCCATGGACGGATAAAGATAAGCTAGGTCATGTGAAGCATATCAGGTTTTCCAATATATTGTGCAAGAGCGAGAATGGCATCTTTATTCAAGGCTGGGAAGATTATACGGTTGATGATATTTTGTTGGATAACGTGCGGATCGAATTAGACAAATGGACGGATGAGGCCGGCGGGCGCCATGATATTCGCCCTTGTCACGGCGGCGATTTAGACGGCCGTTCGGCGGGTGTCTATGATTATCCGACGAATGGTTTCTTTCTGAAGGACATTAATGGCACTGTGACTTTACGAAATTGTGAAGTCGTTTGGGGCGAACATATACCGGACTATTATAAGCATGCTCTTGAGGCGCATCGCGTCCAAGGCCTTGATCTTCAGAATTTTAAAGGTACAGCGGCATTTCCGGCGAGAGATGAAGCCATCGTGAGGACTGTATAA
- a CDS encoding IS110 family RNA-guided transposase — MQYVTKFVGLDVSKEKISVAIADAGRDLPRYYGTIAHTPAALRKLIKELGPASELAFCYEAGPTGYETHRWIESMGASCTVIAPSLMPKRPGDHVKTDRRDAEQLARLFRAGELTAVHVPSRDDEALRDLVRCREAAKEDAHRARQRMLKFLLRHQIHPPETIKRRWTKKYREWLASLTFEHEAMQVVFREMLHALEEVEQRMSRLENALLEQAMTGAKASLIQLLQSLRGVGRLTAITLAAEIGTFARFRSPAQLMAYLGLVPREHSSGQRRQRGSMTKAGNSHLRRTLVESAWSYRHRPAIKGELANRLEGLPAEVQLISWKAQERLHTKYRRLIFSKNKHKNVAIGAVARELAGFIWAVARIAEKQNAG; from the coding sequence ATGCAGTATGTCACTAAATTCGTCGGTTTAGATGTATCAAAAGAAAAAATTTCTGTAGCCATCGCAGATGCGGGGCGAGATCTTCCACGGTACTACGGCACCATTGCGCACACACCGGCAGCTCTTCGGAAACTGATCAAGGAGTTAGGTCCAGCGAGCGAGCTTGCATTCTGTTACGAAGCTGGCCCAACTGGCTATGAAACGCATCGGTGGATTGAATCCATGGGAGCAAGTTGCACCGTCATTGCACCTTCGCTAATGCCCAAACGGCCTGGCGACCATGTGAAAACAGATCGGCGGGACGCAGAGCAGCTTGCTCGCCTTTTTCGTGCAGGTGAACTAACCGCTGTCCATGTTCCTTCTCGCGATGACGAAGCGTTGCGGGACCTCGTTCGCTGCCGCGAAGCGGCGAAAGAGGATGCACACCGTGCCCGCCAACGGATGCTCAAGTTCCTCTTGCGTCATCAGATCCACCCGCCAGAGACAATTAAACGCCGTTGGACAAAGAAGTATCGCGAATGGCTTGCTTCACTAACCTTCGAGCACGAGGCGATGCAAGTCGTGTTTAGAGAAATGCTTCACGCGCTTGAAGAAGTTGAACAGCGCATGAGTCGGCTGGAGAACGCGCTTTTGGAACAAGCAATGACAGGTGCAAAAGCCTCCCTCATCCAACTCCTTCAATCCTTGCGCGGCGTTGGCCGTCTCACTGCCATCACCCTTGCGGCCGAAATCGGTACATTTGCACGGTTTCGCTCACCTGCGCAGCTCATGGCTTACTTGGGTCTTGTGCCGCGGGAGCACTCTTCCGGTCAACGTAGGCAGCGCGGCTCCATGACCAAAGCGGGCAACAGCCATTTGCGTCGCACGTTAGTGGAATCGGCATGGAGTTACCGGCATCGGCCTGCCATAAAAGGCGAATTGGCAAACCGGTTAGAAGGCCTGCCTGCTGAAGTACAGCTCATATCTTGGAAAGCGCAGGAACGCTTGCATACGAAGTACCGCCGACTGATCTTTAGCAAAAACAAACACAAGAATGTTGCCATCGGTGCCGTTGCCCGAGAACTAGCAGGTTTTATTTGGGCTGTCGCTCGAATTGCAGAAAAACAAAACGCAGGTTAA
- a CDS encoding zf-HC2 domain-containing protein: protein MIKCHIVQDLMPNYIEGLLSAETDHDIQQHIEECEACRLLHAKLTASIDNADVHVNNKEIDFLKKVRRKTTKKVVTGFTVLLLIFALLIYFLAIGSPVRKADLVYTTSVVGDTWRINMELTNGKALLVKTEPIYGEKGSNGIKPIVGVLVKPHELLPSPILESDNTSFMYGSTIDSFNVLNYKVILRLADGDIVFTADNYDK, encoded by the coding sequence ATGATTAAATGCCATATAGTCCAAGATCTTATGCCAAATTATATTGAAGGATTGCTCAGTGCGGAAACCGATCATGACATCCAACAACACATTGAGGAATGCGAAGCATGTCGATTGCTTCATGCTAAGCTGACAGCTTCAATAGACAACGCCGATGTACATGTAAATAACAAGGAAATTGATTTTCTGAAGAAAGTAAGAAGAAAAACAACGAAGAAAGTGGTTACGGGATTTACAGTACTCCTTTTGATTTTCGCACTGTTAATTTACTTTTTGGCCATAGGCTCCCCTGTCCGCAAGGCAGATCTCGTCTATACAACCAGCGTCGTAGGGGACACGTGGCGTATAAATATGGAGCTTACAAACGGTAAAGCTTTGCTAGTTAAAACAGAGCCGATTTACGGTGAAAAAGGCAGCAATGGTATCAAGCCTATCGTTGGTGTACTTGTCAAACCTCACGAATTGCTGCCTTCACCGATTTTGGAAAGTGACAATACTTCCTTTATGTATGGCAGCACAATCGATAGCTTCAACGTGCTTAATTATAAAGTTATTCTCCGGTTAGCGGATGGTGACATTGTTTTTACAGCAGATAATTATGACAAGTAG
- a CDS encoding RNA polymerase sigma factor produces MTEDVEEIYKNNAKGVYRYLLSLTHDEDLAEELTEETFYRAVYSIHTYNGSCKISVWLCQIAKHVWYQELGKRKRHPNQQLHEEIPSPNMSPEETSLFQSNKMDLYRAIHQLSEPMREIVHMRISGEFSFAEIGEILGKSENWARVTFYRAKQKMMEVL; encoded by the coding sequence GTGACGGAGGATGTAGAAGAAATCTATAAAAATAATGCAAAAGGCGTCTACCGATATTTACTTAGCCTTACCCATGATGAAGATTTAGCCGAGGAATTAACGGAGGAAACCTTTTACCGCGCTGTATACTCGATTCATACCTATAACGGTTCCTGTAAAATAAGTGTTTGGCTTTGCCAGATCGCCAAGCATGTGTGGTATCAGGAACTTGGGAAAAGAAAAAGGCATCCAAACCAACAATTGCACGAGGAGATCCCTTCTCCGAATATGTCGCCGGAGGAAACCAGCCTGTTCCAGAGCAACAAAATGGACTTGTATCGAGCAATTCACCAGTTGAGTGAACCTATGCGAGAAATTGTACATATGCGTATTTCCGGTGAATTTTCTTTCGCAGAAATAGGTGAAATACTTGGCAAAAGTGAAAACTGGGCTCGGGTCACTTTCTACCGAGCAAAACAAAAAATGATGGAGGTGTTATAA
- a CDS encoding YjgB family protein has product MLNKSKQSYKLAAKLTLTGLIAVSSMTAISHSNVHAAAASASASTNAQGDYIKSIYKLASVGKIPGLNAIAGKTPISAVHYKWGEPDVGGDLKGNHYEMYNFGMGKGAYGFGVNKSGVIYDLRNFGTSIDRTGGIKSLTFASVIKTLGMPKEVRFTGTDKIYVYHPSKVYELKFVGPSKVAKGKIAHIDHINVYAGKANT; this is encoded by the coding sequence ATGTTGAACAAATCGAAACAATCGTACAAATTAGCCGCCAAGCTGACCTTGACCGGTTTGATCGCGGTAAGCTCTATGACGGCCATCTCTCATTCGAATGTCCATGCGGCAGCAGCCAGCGCTAGCGCTAGCACGAACGCGCAAGGTGACTATATTAAGAGCATCTATAAGCTTGCCAGCGTAGGAAAAATTCCGGGCTTAAACGCGATCGCGGGCAAAACGCCGATCTCCGCCGTTCATTATAAATGGGGCGAACCGGATGTAGGCGGTGACTTGAAAGGCAACCATTACGAAATGTACAATTTCGGCATGGGAAAAGGCGCATACGGCTTCGGCGTCAACAAATCCGGCGTCATCTACGATTTGCGCAATTTTGGGACGTCCATCGATCGGACGGGGGGCATCAAATCGCTAACCTTCGCGTCCGTCATCAAAACGCTTGGCATGCCTAAGGAAGTCCGCTTTACCGGCACGGACAAAATCTATGTGTATCATCCATCCAAAGTTTACGAACTGAAATTCGTCGGCCCTAGCAAAGTCGCCAAAGGCAAAATCGCGCATATTGACCACATCAATGTCTATGCTGGTAAAGCGAATACGTAA
- a CDS encoding DUF7660 family protein, with protein MQLHQQISEIRTKEDFLKFLSALRKDLVINKDQWENPTLEMYLEAMEAWIDTMEGYYSNTNQSIPEQPTWKVFADILYASKIYE; from the coding sequence ATGCAGCTACATCAGCAGATAAGCGAAATACGAACAAAAGAGGATTTTCTCAAGTTTCTTTCTGCTCTCAGAAAAGACTTGGTTATTAATAAGGATCAGTGGGAAAATCCAACCTTAGAGATGTATCTTGAAGCGATGGAAGCATGGATAGATACAATGGAAGGCTACTATTCAAACACTAACCAGTCCATTCCAGAACAACCAACGTGGAAGGTATTCGCTGATATTTTATATGCGTCCAAAATATACGAATAA